A section of the Apodemus sylvaticus chromosome 10, mApoSyl1.1, whole genome shotgun sequence genome encodes:
- the LOC127695528 gene encoding olfactory receptor 2W3-like → MGTANDSTFSHFILIGFSDRPQLERVLFAIILPAYLLTLLGNSTIILVSRLDPHLHTPMYFFLTHLSFLDLSFTSSSIPQLLYNLSGPDKTISYVGCALQLVLFLGLGGVECLLLAVMAYDRFVAVCKPLHYMVIMSPRLCVGLVSVAWSCGVANSLAMSPVTLSLPRCGHRRVDHFLCEMPALIRMACVNTAAVEGTVFVLAIGIVLSPLVFILVSYGCIVRAVLQIRSAAGRQKAFNTCGSHLTVVSLFYGNIIYMYMQPGNSSSQDQGKFLTLFYNIVTPLLNPLIYTLRNKEVKGALRRLLLGSREAGQVRAGSRSTRGKLSW, encoded by the coding sequence ATGGGCACAGCCAACGACAGCACCTTCAGCCATTTCATCCTTATAGGCTTCTCTGACCGGCCCCAGCTGGAGAGGGTCCTCTTCGCCATCATCCTGCCCGCCTACCTCCTCACCCTGCTGGGCAACAGCACCATCATCCTGGTGTCCAGGCTGGACCCGCACCTGcacactcccatgtacttcttcctcacaCACCTGTCCTTCCTGGACCTCAGCTTCACCAGTAGCTCCATCCCACAGCTGCTCTATAACCTCAGTGGGCCGGACAAGACCATCAGCTATGTGGGCTGTGCTCTGCAGCTGGTCCTGTTCCTGGGCTTGGGGGGTGTGGAGTGCCTGTTACTGGCtgtcatggcctatgaccgctttGTGGCGGTCTGCAAGCCCCTGCACTACATGGTCATCATGAGCCCCAGGCTCTGTGTGGGCCTGGTCTCAGTGGCCTGGAGCTGTGGGGTGGCCAACTCCTTGGCTATGTCTCCGGTGACCCTCAGCCTACCCCGCTGCGGGCACCGAAGAGTGGACCACTTCCTCTGCGAGATGCCAGCTCTCATCAGGATGGCCTGTGTCAACACTGCTGCAGTGGAAGGCACTGTCTTTGTCCTGGCGATAGGCATCGTGCTGTCGCCCCTGGTGTTCATCTTGGTCTCCTATGGCTGCATCGTGAGAGCCGTGCTGCAAATCCGCTCTGCTGCGGGACGGCAGAAGGCATTCAACACCTGTGGCTCGCACCTCACCGTGGTCTCACTTTTCTATGGGAATATCATCTACATGTACATGCAGCCGGGAAACAGCTCCTCTCAGGACCAGGGCAAGTTCCTCACCCTCTTCTACAACATTGTCACCCCTCTCCTCAACCCTCTCATCTACACGCTCAGGAACAAGGAGGTGAAGGGGGCTCTCAGAAGGCTGCTGCTGGGCAGCCGAGAGGCAGGGCAAGTAAGGGCTGGTTCCAGAAGCACCAGAGGGAAGCTGTCCTGGTGA